The Hymenobacter sp. GOD-10R genome includes a window with the following:
- a CDS encoding MFS transporter, producing MISSSAPQPPKTASLLSAVVIVASLGYFVDIYDLVLFSIVRVKSLNGLGVLDPSQVTEQGIYLIDMQMGGMLIGGILWGILGDKRGRLSVLFGSILMYSLANIANGFVQTVDQYAWLRFIAGVGLAGELGAGITLVAESLPKEKRGYGTMIVATVGVSGAIVAYWVGERFGWRNSYFIGGGLGLALLALRVGVFESGMFEQAKREDVARGNFFSLFTNSERLGRYIRCLLIGSPFWFIVGILITLAPEFGKHFGLQGSVTGGLSIFWCYLGLTIGDFASGSLSQLLHSRNRTLQVFILASLTMVGVYLFGLHGASTTMFYTVCFLLGLAGGFWALFVTVSAEQFGTNLRATVATTAPNFARGAIVLINPTFKALQGSLSIVGAAAFIGSVLLLLAFWSASTLPESYGKDLDFQEV from the coding sequence ATGATTTCCTCCTCCGCCCCTCAGCCTCCTAAGACGGCTTCCTTGCTAAGTGCTGTTGTTATTGTGGCCTCGCTCGGCTACTTCGTTGACATCTACGACTTGGTACTATTTAGTATTGTGCGGGTGAAAAGTCTCAATGGTCTAGGTGTACTCGACCCAAGTCAAGTCACAGAGCAAGGCATTTACCTAATCGATATGCAGATGGGCGGCATGTTGATCGGAGGCATTCTGTGGGGCATTTTGGGTGATAAGCGGGGGCGTTTGTCGGTGCTATTCGGCTCTATTCTGATGTACTCGTTGGCGAATATTGCCAATGGCTTTGTGCAAACCGTGGATCAATATGCTTGGCTGCGCTTTATTGCGGGGGTGGGACTTGCCGGTGAGCTAGGTGCTGGCATCACGCTGGTAGCCGAGAGCTTGCCCAAAGAAAAACGAGGCTACGGAACCATGATCGTGGCCACCGTAGGCGTATCTGGGGCGATAGTAGCGTATTGGGTGGGTGAGCGGTTTGGCTGGCGCAACAGCTATTTTATTGGGGGTGGCCTAGGCTTGGCTTTGCTTGCCTTGCGCGTGGGGGTATTCGAATCGGGTATGTTTGAGCAGGCTAAGCGAGAAGATGTCGCCCGCGGCAACTTCTTCAGCTTGTTTACCAACAGCGAACGGCTAGGCCGGTACATACGCTGTTTGCTTATTGGCTCACCTTTCTGGTTTATCGTCGGCATTCTAATTACGCTGGCGCCTGAGTTCGGCAAGCACTTCGGTCTGCAAGGCTCAGTCACTGGCGGCTTGAGTATCTTCTGGTGCTACCTAGGTCTAACGATCGGAGACTTTGCCAGCGGTAGCCTCAGTCAGCTATTGCATAGCCGTAACCGCACACTACAAGTGTTCATTTTGGCTTCGCTCACGATGGTGGGCGTGTACTTGTTTGGGCTGCATGGGGCGAGCACTACGATGTTTTACACCGTTTGCTTTTTGCTAGGCCTAGCAGGAGGCTTCTGGGCTTTGTTTGTGACCGTATCGGCCGAGCAGTTTGGCACCAACCTGCGCGCCACTGTTGCTACCACGGCACCCAACTTTGCCCGCGGCGCCATTGTGCTTATTAATCCGACGTTCAAGGCGCTACAAGGGTCGCTTAGCATTGTGGGTGCGGCGGCATTTATTGGGTCCGTTTTGCTGCTCTTGGCCTTCTGGAGTGCCAGCACTTTGCCGGAGAGCTATGGCAAAGACCTTGATTTTCAGGAGGTATAA